The genomic stretch GAACGTGGACCTTAGGTAATAATCTACATCTGAAGTGACAATATAGAGACAGTAAAACTTTCCAGTAGACACTGCAGAATAATTTACCCTCTCTTTATTAATGGGAAAGATTACTTTCTTCCCATAGCTTTGTAAAAAGGCAAAGTCATTATTGCTGCATTAAGGAACTGAGGTTTTACAAAAACACTTGAGACTAAGGTTAATGAGAAAATGCCACATCCTGGAAGGTGCTGATCAATGGATTGCAAACATTTCCATATAGTGAGAAGTTTTTTGCAAACCTTCACTTAAAGGTAAACAGTTATGGTACAGCTGTGTGGTCTATGACTCTCCATAATTAGTACTTTTTATGCATTACATTTTTTGAATGAATGACAAAATCTACAGTCCAAGAGagtcagaaagaaattttaaaatcacactAAGGTTCCTACATAtaatgaggaagaaaagcataTTGGGCCATATATCATAAATACTGTAAAGTATTctgaatattttggggtttggcaATCATATTTGTGGACTGTGCCCGCTGAGTGTTTTCCTATgaagggttttcttttccattcaatatttatattaaatatttattgataaTTTAGGAATTTAAGCCATTAAAATGTACAGTGTTAATACACATTGTGAAGTGAAGCCCAGTCTTTATCAGTACACAAATAATCTTCAAAATACACTGCTAACGCTGTATTTATTCACTTCAGTAGAACTCAACACCCTGCActgcaaatttattttgaaacataCTTTCAGTATATTCTCTGTGGCCATACACACCATCTGTTCATATGTTGCTAAAACTTTATTCTGGCTTTTGTTGGTAATAACTCTCTGTAAAGCCTGAccttaaatttttcattattgcCTTAGCAGAGTTGTCTATATGAGTAGATTAAATCTTTGTTGTGAAGATCTCCAAGGGGTTACTTTATGTTTGCAATAGAAGTACTTATGAACTGTGTTTAATCCCTTAAAACAGCTTCAGCATCTTACAGGCCAGAAGGGGAGAGATGACAGTACAGGCTGTCTTTGcctcagccttttttttcttgttaatgTTTATTTATCAAGAACTAGGTTGGCATTGGCATTAAGAATTTAAATTACTTCATAGCTTGTGCTTGTTTATGTTGAATTCACCAAACCAAGAAAAGAACCAGCACATAGGACTGAGTTTAAAGGTTACTCTATGTGTTTTCATTCAACAGAAGACAGGCAGCTGATACGAATTGTTCTGATGAAGACAAATAGAGATGCTGGAAATTGTTGGACATCTCTGTTAGAAAATGAATATGCTGCTGATCCTTGGGTACAGGACCAGATGCAAAGGAAACTTACACTGGAGCGATTCCAAAGAGAAGTAAGTTAAAGCACCATAATCACTCCTTATATGTTTTGTTAGCACACAGAGGTTATGGCCAGGAAAGTTGAGCAAATGCCATGGAAATATATGCTTTAGTTCAATATCTATAAAATGCTTACAAGGTTTTATCACTGTGCTTTGAAGAGGTTATTCTGTCTGCAGGGTTTGTGATAAGTTCAGGTGAGTTTGGAGGTGCTGTTGCTGTTTTAGTAATTGCATCTTCCTAACAACTTTTCACTTGTTAGGCTACACACAACTTCTGTTATTATCTAGAATTGTTTATAATGTAAGATGGAGTGCAATAGTTCACTGGAAAAGACATTCCTTGCACTTTTACTAAAATTGCCTAAATTGTTTTGCTGTACCTTTGGCACACAACCATTCCTGTACATGTCTGCAGAGGTGTAGAATTACAACATTTTATGAACCAGCTGAATCAGCAGGCTATGTCCTGCAGCAGAGACCAAGCAGAACCTTGTTATCCATCCTTAGATTTTCAAAAGGCAGTTTCAAAGGATACCAAAAGCCAGATCTCTTTCTTAAactttccttaattttttttttctggcagattTGACTACTTGCTAAGTCAAGAACAGCATTATAAAGTCACTTCAGCAGTAGGCAACCAAACTATGACAATTCAGTTTGTTGATGCATGTTCCAAGAATTTCAGTGCTGTGATAAATGTATGGCAAGTTGATTGTTACATGTTCTTATTACAATGGCAGAATATtaacaaaaagcaattttttttttctttgtgggtgtctgggattttttaaagcatttttattttaaataatttgcttactaaccaatttttaattttacttccaTCAGAACCCTGGGTTTGACTTCAGTGGGGCAGAAATTTCTGGAAACTACAGCAAAGGAGGACCAGACTTTTCTAGTCTTGAAAAGTGAACTTTTTATATGTGACCCTTTAGACAAATTACATGTTACAGTTAAGGACTGGAATCATGTAACTGTTGAAGACTTCAGTGATCTCTTCAATGGATTGTTGTCAAAAGTAATCACTTCagtgaagagaaagaagatCTTTTCCAGCAGACTGAAGACAAAATGTTACCAGCTGATTTATAAGCTGTGATAACTTTATGATACCAAGGCACAACCTATAGAGAAAGGTGTACATAAAAAAGTAACGTCTTTAAGCAGAATGTTTGGTGTGtgtagttttttctttttagaaacaCACTACTAAACAAATCAGTTATAAATCTACAACTTGTCTTAATGCAAGGATATCTTCTTATTCTTGCTTATGTGCACTTGGGAAGGAATCTCCCCATgcaccaggctggggctgatgtgctggagagcagctctgtggagaaggaccttggggtcctggtggacaacgagctgtccctgagccagcagtgccctgggggaCAAGGCCAGTTATATCCTGGGGTGAATCAGGAAGAACATTGCCAGAAGGCCAGGGAGGtcatcctgcccctctgctcagccatGGTGAGGCCAgatctggagtgctgtgtccagctgggctgctccagaTGAGAGGGACATGAAGCTCCTGGAGGGAGtccagcagaggctgtggaAGGCATTGAAGGATATCcctacaaggaaaggctggggCATATCCTTTAGGAGCTGGGGCTCTTCAGCctccagaggagaaaaagctgaagCTGAGAAGGGACCTCatccctgtctgcagggagggctcagagcagtGACCAGACTCTGCTCCATGGTacccagcaacaggacaagagacaACAGGCACAAACCAACCAACCTTTGTTA from Camarhynchus parvulus chromosome 13, STF_HiC, whole genome shotgun sequence encodes the following:
- the NUDCD2 gene encoding nudC domain-containing protein 2; translated protein: MSAPFEERSGVVPCATPWGRWYQTLEEVFIEVRVPPGTRAKDVRCSLRSRHIALAVGGQELLQGKLFDSTVTDEGTWTLEDRQLIRIVLMKTNRDAGNCWTSLLENEYAADPWVQDQMQRKLTLERFQRENPGFDFSGAEISGNYSKGGPDFSSLEK